Proteins found in one Strigops habroptila isolate Jane chromosome W, bStrHab1.2.pri, whole genome shotgun sequence genomic segment:
- the LOC115619275 gene encoding LOW QUALITY PROTEIN: putative solute carrier family 22 member 31 (The sequence of the model RefSeq protein was modified relative to this genomic sequence to represent the inferred CDS: inserted 2 bases in 1 codon; deleted 1 base in 1 codon; substituted 1 base at 1 genomic stop codon), translated as MPPPSARGAGARSQSRSVGRGERCSRGGVGRGAGGRRRGGRRAWCWGWAGRWAPPHHHCCRPDAALLPPLRRLAGAALLRAAVPHLRGDWSPCRLYRYRGTGRPNGIGPCTRGWHYSLPATGLRSNLVTQWDLVCNSRWKVPLERTTHLLGWTLDSITAGLACDRFGHQPAFMVSLVLAVPLGLGMVLAMDFIMVLVAXLLFGAVLAGAFLSLYVARLEPCDPPHRPGVTMVASCFCIAGELLLPGXWRVLQGVVTMILALLAACWWCPVLLLESPRWLLATWQLERARETLQALVKGNGSGSDDSSPVPAELESLSEGSPQPWYHAVCEIFGTRVIWKNSVILGFITFISSGICHCFTCNLVPHLSHFFSCYFMLVTACLFVFLTAERFGRCAILLLCTILTGISSLLLLALTQYLPDLIILTSSMVGITTSHAITMLSIFLASEVLPAVVRGAGLGLVMGASFMGKALAPITAIPNSHSFLHHIVFTFFGILAILSIMLLPESQGRSLPQSLQDSESQAAPPLFHWLPHKDHMPLLIPYGIPHDYTHLTTSTKRMLGSLATPHEI; from the exons ATGCCGCCCCCATCTGCCCGCGGAGCCGGAGCCCGATCCCAATCCCGGTCTGTCGGTCGCGGAGAGCGATGCAGTCGGGGGGGTGTCggccgcggggccggcgggCGGCGGAGGGGTGGGCGCCGTGCTTGGTGCTGGGGTTGGGCTGGGCGCTGGGCACCGCcccaccaccactgctgccGCCCCGATGCCGCACTCTTGCCGCCGCTGCGCCGCCTGGCGGGAGCCGCCCTGCTCCGCGCCGCCGTCCCGCACCTCCGCGGCGACTGGAGCCCCTGCCGGCTCTACCGGTACCGCGGCACCGGCCGGCCCAACGGCATCGGACCCTGCACACGCGGCTGGCACTACTCCCTGCCCGCCACCGGCCTCCGCTCCAACCTCGTTACgcag TGGGACCTGGTGTGCAACTCACGCTGGAAGGTGCCCCTGGAGCGGACCACACACTTGCTGGGCTGGACTCTGGACAGCATCACCGCTGGCCTGGCCTGTGACAG GTTCGGCCACCAGCCCGCCTTCATGGTGTCCCTGGTGCTAGCTGTGCCCCTGGGCCTTGGTATGGTGCTGGCCATGGACTTCATCATGGTCCTGGTGGCATGACTGCTCTtcggggctgtgctggctggtgccttcctctccctctACGTGGCAC ggctggagccgTGCGACCCCCCACACCGGCCGGGGGTGACGATGGTGGCCAGCTGCTTCTGTAttgctggggagctgctgctgccggg CTGGCGGGTGCTGCAGGGTGTGGTCACCATgatcctggctctgctggctgcctgctggTG gtgcccagtgctgctgctggaatcGCCACGCTGGCTGCTGGCCACATGGCAGCTGGAGAGGGCCAGGGAGACCCTGCAAGCTCTGGTCAAAGGCAATGGCTCCGGCTCTGACGACA GttcccctgtccctgcagagctggaatcCCTGTCTGAGGGGTCTCCACAGCCCTGGTACCATGCTGTCTGTGAGATCTTCGGCACCAGGGTCATCTGGAAGAACAGTGTCATCCTCGGCTTCATAAC GTTCATCAGCTCTGGCATCTGCCACTGCTTCACCTGCAACCTGGTCCCCCACCTATCCCACTTCTTCTCCTGCTACTTCATGCTGGTGACTGCCTGCCTCTTCGTCTTCTTGACAGCTGAGCGCTTTGGGCGCTGCGCtatcctcctgctctgcaccatcctcacaggcatctcctccctcctgctgctggccctCACCCAAT ACCTGCCAGACCTCATCATCCTGACCTCGTCCATGGTTGGCATCACCACATCCCACGCCATCACCATGCTCAGCATCTTCCTTGCCAGCGAGGTCCTCCCTGCTGTGGTCAG GGGTGCTGGGCTGGGCCTGGTCATGGGGGCCAGTTTCATGGGCAAGGCATTGGCCCCCATCACTGCCATCCCCAACAGCCATAGCTTCTTGCACCACATTGTCTTCACCTTCTTCGGCATCCTTGCCATCCTCAGCATCATGCTGCTGCCGGAGAGCCAGGGCCGCAGCCTGCCTCAGTCTCTGCAGGACAGCGAGAGCCAG GCTGCCCCCCCCCTCTTCCACTGGCTGCCCCACAAGGACCACATGCCCCTGCTCATCCCCTACGGCATC